Proteins encoded in a region of the Desulfovermiculus halophilus DSM 18834 genome:
- a CDS encoding CocE/NonD family hydrolase — MKTRQSFPENVRVLEHVWIPLSDGIRVAAKIWLPACAERMPVPAVLEFIPYRKRDVEAVGDSITHGYFAGHGYACIRADLRGAGDSEGVLEDEYLAQEQQDCLEILNWIAAQPWCDGNIGMMGISWGGFNSLQLAALRPPELRAVITVCSTDDRYADDVHYMGGCLLGDNLSWASTMFSYNACPPDPSLVGGAWRDMWLSRLEGSGLWLKKWLEHQRRDEYWRHGSVCEDYSAISCPVLAVSGWADGYSNAVFRLLAGLSVPRMGLIGPWSHKYPHFGVPGPAIGFLQEALRWWDSWLKDKGPGGMDEPMLRVWMQDSVPPNTRYRHRPGRWVAETSWPSPRIELRTYHLHPGHLLLPEPAAEAGSVTIQSPLSVGLYAGKWCSYAAPPDLPHDQREEDGGALVFETEPLLDRLEILGAPVLALDVSSNRPVAMAAVRLSDVAPDDKATRVTYGLLNLCHRNGHSEPEPLQPGRIYSVRVPMNHIAQSFPPGHRLRISISTSYWPLAWPSPSPVRLRVHIGPSSLELPVRPEREEDAGLRVFPEPEGAPAPAVRQVQPKEHAWRVIRDLGRDEATLEVIKDEGSFCLEDIDWSVSARAREWYTYQGDDFDSVRGETLWERSFRRGEWSVRTTARTVLTSTSESFQIHAELDAFIRNERVFARNWRYEIPRDHV, encoded by the coding sequence ATGAAGACTCGTCAGTCCTTTCCGGAGAACGTCAGGGTCCTGGAGCACGTCTGGATTCCTTTGTCCGACGGGATCCGAGTGGCAGCCAAGATATGGCTTCCCGCATGCGCTGAGCGGATGCCGGTCCCGGCCGTCTTGGAGTTCATCCCCTACCGCAAGCGGGACGTGGAAGCCGTTGGGGACAGCATCACCCACGGATACTTCGCCGGGCACGGCTATGCCTGTATCCGTGCGGATCTGCGCGGAGCAGGGGACTCGGAAGGGGTCTTGGAGGACGAATACCTGGCCCAGGAGCAGCAGGACTGCCTGGAGATCCTGAACTGGATCGCGGCTCAGCCCTGGTGCGACGGAAATATTGGAATGATGGGCATTTCCTGGGGCGGGTTCAACTCCCTGCAGCTGGCCGCGCTGCGGCCTCCGGAGCTTAGAGCGGTCATAACCGTCTGCTCCACGGACGATCGCTATGCAGACGACGTCCACTACATGGGGGGCTGTCTCTTAGGAGACAATCTGTCCTGGGCCTCGACCATGTTCAGCTACAACGCATGTCCTCCGGATCCTTCCCTGGTGGGCGGGGCATGGCGGGACATGTGGCTCTCCCGTCTGGAGGGGAGCGGGCTGTGGCTGAAGAAATGGCTGGAGCATCAGCGCCGGGACGAATACTGGAGGCACGGCTCGGTCTGTGAGGACTATTCGGCCATTTCCTGTCCGGTCCTGGCGGTCAGCGGCTGGGCAGACGGATACTCCAATGCGGTCTTTCGCCTTTTGGCCGGACTCAGCGTCCCCAGGATGGGGCTTATCGGCCCATGGAGCCATAAATATCCCCATTTCGGAGTCCCGGGACCGGCCATCGGCTTTCTGCAGGAAGCCCTTCGCTGGTGGGATTCCTGGCTCAAGGACAAAGGCCCGGGAGGGATGGATGAGCCCATGCTCCGGGTCTGGATGCAGGACAGCGTTCCGCCGAACACCCGCTACAGACACCGGCCCGGACGCTGGGTGGCGGAGACAAGCTGGCCCTCGCCCCGGATTGAACTCCGAACCTATCACCTGCACCCCGGACATCTCCTCCTGCCGGAACCGGCAGCCGAAGCAGGCAGCGTCACCATCCAGTCTCCGTTGAGCGTCGGTCTGTATGCCGGGAAATGGTGTTCTTACGCGGCCCCTCCGGATCTGCCCCATGATCAGCGGGAAGAGGACGGCGGGGCCCTGGTCTTTGAGACCGAGCCCTTGCTGGACAGGCTGGAGATATTGGGAGCGCCGGTCCTGGCCCTGGATGTATCCTCTAACCGTCCGGTGGCCATGGCCGCGGTCCGGCTTTCGGATGTCGCCCCGGACGACAAGGCCACCCGGGTGACCTACGGGCTGCTCAACCTGTGCCACAGAAACGGACACAGCGAGCCGGAACCGCTGCAGCCCGGCCGGATATATTCCGTGCGGGTGCCCATGAACCACATCGCTCAGAGCTTTCCCCCCGGACACCGGCTTAGGATTTCCATCTCCACCTCCTATTGGCCCTTGGCCTGGCCTTCGCCGTCCCCGGTGCGCCTGAGGGTGCACATCGGTCCCAGCAGTCTGGAGCTCCCGGTTCGTCCGGAGAGAGAGGAAGATGCGGGTCTGCGTGTATTTCCGGAACCAGAAGGGGCCCCTGCTCCCGCAGTCCGCCAGGTGCAGCCCAAGGAGCATGCCTGGCGGGTCATCCGGGATTTGGGCCGGGATGAGGCCACCCTGGAGGTTATAAAGGACGAGGGCTCCTTTTGCCTGGAGGACATCGATTGGAGCGTGAGCGCCCGGGCCAGGGAATGGTACACGTATCAGGGCGACGACTTCGATTCCGTGCGCGGCGAGACTCTGTGGGAGCGCAGCTTCCGGCGCGGGGAGTGGTCGGTGCGCACGACCGCCAGGACGGTATTGACCTCTACTTCGGAGAGCTTTCAAATCCATGCTGAACTGGACGCGTTTATTCGGAATGAACGTGTTTTTGCCCGCAATTGGCGCTATGAAATCCCCCGCGATCATGTCTGA
- a CDS encoding isoaspartyl peptidase/L-asparaginase family protein — MNSQYVLCIHGGCEDIVPERFTAREEQEHLSVLRQSLQAGRTVLEAGGTAVDATESAVMVLEDSPLFNAGRGSVFTHQGTNEMDASIMNGRDLQAGAVAGTSRIQNPVRAARLVMDRSAHVLLIGEGAEAFAREQGLHPVDPEYFATRRRWEEYVQAGGQNVSGKGSGVDAAHLGTVGAVCLDRQGNVAASSSTGGTMNKTHGRVGDSPLIGAGTYANNATCAVACTGEGEYFIRTVAAHRVSVLIELGGLSLEQACDQVLSEIKDLGGMGGMIAVDPSGHAAAVHLTQGMFRGLLREGEEPRVAMYGSK; from the coding sequence ATGAACAGTCAGTACGTACTATGCATTCATGGCGGGTGCGAGGACATCGTCCCGGAAAGATTCACCGCCCGGGAGGAGCAGGAGCACCTTAGCGTCCTGAGGCAGAGCCTGCAGGCCGGGCGCACGGTTCTGGAAGCCGGCGGTACTGCCGTGGACGCCACGGAATCCGCTGTCATGGTCCTGGAGGACTCTCCGCTGTTCAACGCCGGGCGAGGCTCGGTCTTCACCCATCAAGGGACGAACGAAATGGACGCTTCCATAATGAACGGACGTGATCTGCAGGCCGGGGCTGTGGCTGGAACCAGCCGAATCCAAAATCCGGTGCGGGCAGCCCGCCTGGTCATGGACAGATCAGCGCACGTCCTGCTCATCGGGGAGGGGGCGGAGGCCTTTGCCCGTGAACAGGGCCTGCACCCGGTGGATCCGGAGTATTTCGCCACCCGCCGGCGCTGGGAGGAATATGTGCAGGCCGGGGGGCAAAATGTTTCCGGCAAGGGATCTGGTGTGGATGCCGCACATTTGGGCACTGTGGGGGCGGTCTGCCTGGACAGGCAGGGGAATGTGGCCGCTTCCAGTTCCACTGGCGGGACTATGAACAAGACCCACGGACGGGTCGGGGATTCGCCCCTGATCGGGGCCGGGACCTATGCGAACAACGCCACCTGCGCCGTGGCCTGCACCGGCGAAGGGGAGTACTTTATCCGCACCGTGGCCGCGCACAGGGTTTCGGTCCTTATCGAGCTCGGGGGCCTGAGCCTTGAGCAGGCATGTGATCAGGTTTTGTCCGAGATTAAGGACCTGGGCGGAATGGGCGGCATGATCGCTGTGGATCCTTCGGGCCATGCCGCAGCTGTCCACCTTACCCAGGGCATGTTTCGGGGGCTGCTTCGGGAAGGAGAGGAGCCCCGGGTAGCCATGTACGGCTCTAAATAG
- a CDS encoding ATP-grasp domain-containing protein, giving the protein MKKNIFIIGLDEFNLHMIQKVKNAENYNFIGLLDIHALIDSGRYRLQDMLDQADAELRSFSGPIDAIVGYTDFPVSTMVPILCERFKVPGPSLESVLKCEHKYWSRLEQKQVIPEYIPKFTPFDPFDDQALDKINLEFPFWIKPVKSTASQLGFRINTARDFQRAVSVLREKIGLFRPFDYLLDIVQLPEEVARVNSSHCVAEQIISGRQCTLEGYVHNKAVHTYGIIDSIREPNRTTFARYQYPSRLPRRVQERMAGITEKVMSRIGLDQSAFNVEFFWNERKDQVWFLEINTRIPQSHSDLFAKVDGVSNHQIMLDVALNRDPWFPKRQGRYKVAGKFFLREYQDKLITAIPTRQDLDDIARRIPGTLIDIQGKVGMKLSEIPEQDSYSYATAFIYLGANSQQELVDKFQQCRKMLTFRFEQPIPVVSPDQAQDRLPETAPQVAIQVLASPLRLPEQKVPLPNTGGVQDRIKP; this is encoded by the coding sequence ATGAAAAAAAATATTTTCATCATTGGCTTGGACGAGTTCAACCTGCACATGATCCAGAAGGTCAAAAACGCGGAGAACTACAACTTCATCGGCCTGCTGGACATACACGCCTTGATCGACAGCGGCCGATACCGCCTGCAGGACATGCTGGATCAGGCTGACGCAGAGCTGAGGAGCTTTTCCGGACCCATCGATGCCATTGTGGGATACACCGACTTTCCGGTCAGCACCATGGTTCCCATCCTCTGCGAGCGGTTCAAGGTCCCCGGCCCCTCCCTGGAAAGCGTGCTCAAATGCGAGCACAAATACTGGAGCCGCCTGGAACAAAAGCAGGTCATTCCAGAGTACATCCCAAAGTTTACCCCCTTCGATCCCTTCGACGACCAGGCCCTGGACAAGATCAACCTGGAGTTCCCCTTCTGGATCAAGCCGGTCAAGTCCACCGCTTCCCAGCTGGGTTTTCGGATCAACACCGCCAGGGACTTTCAGCGGGCTGTTTCCGTTCTCAGGGAAAAGATCGGTCTTTTCCGTCCCTTTGATTATCTGCTGGACATTGTTCAGCTGCCGGAGGAAGTGGCCAGGGTGAACAGCTCGCACTGCGTGGCCGAGCAGATCATCTCCGGCCGGCAGTGCACCCTGGAGGGATATGTGCACAACAAAGCCGTGCATACCTACGGGATTATTGATTCCATTCGCGAACCCAACCGGACCACGTTTGCCCGCTACCAATACCCTTCCCGTCTGCCCCGCAGGGTACAGGAAAGGATGGCCGGGATTACCGAAAAGGTCATGTCCCGGATCGGGCTGGACCAATCGGCCTTTAATGTGGAGTTTTTCTGGAACGAGCGAAAGGACCAGGTCTGGTTCCTGGAAATAAATACCCGCATTCCGCAGTCCCACAGTGATCTGTTCGCCAAAGTGGACGGGGTATCCAACCACCAGATCATGCTCGACGTGGCCCTAAATCGCGATCCGTGGTTTCCCAAGCGCCAGGGCAGGTACAAGGTGGCCGGGAAGTTCTTTCTCCGCGAATATCAGGATAAACTGATTACTGCCATCCCCACCAGGCAGGACCTGGATGATATCGCTCGCCGGATACCCGGAACATTGATCGACATCCAGGGCAAGGTGGGCATGAAGCTCTCCGAGATCCCGGAACAGGACAGCTACAGCTATGCCACGGCCTTTATCTATCTGGGAGCAAACTCCCAGCAGGAGCTTGTTGACAAGTTCCAGCAGTGCAGGAAGATGCTGACCTTCCGTTTTGAACAGCCGATCCCAGTGGTCAGCCCGGATCAGGCTCAGGACCGGCTTCCGGAAACAGCTCCCCAGGTCGCTATCCAGGTCCTGGCCTCTCCGTTGCGGCTTCCGGAACAGAAGGTCCCCCTGCCCAATACCGGCGGGGTTCAGGACCGAATCAAACCATAG
- a CDS encoding cyanophycinase, translating to MKKTKGILIIIGGDLSLPSEANGSEDMGNGTMHETEAEIITTFCRSLPGKTSRIEIIPTASEVPEKSSQRYVQAFENLGQTNVGVLDIRTREEAQAEDTVARTREAEGFLFTGGNQLRLTTLLGGTEFLSVLLDRFRQEPVVIAGTSAGAMCMSDTMIYEGSSHEALRKGEVKFSSGFGILDNVIIDTHFVKRGRIGRLFQAVAQNPASLGIGLGEDTGLLITKGDVQEAIGSGLIIVVDGANIRHTNMASISEGELISIENLNVHVMIPGDKYILSEHKFIPAQSE from the coding sequence ATGAAAAAAACAAAAGGAATTCTAATCATCATCGGCGGAGACCTGTCCCTTCCTTCTGAAGCCAACGGGTCCGAGGATATGGGCAACGGCACGATGCATGAGACCGAGGCCGAGATCATCACCACTTTCTGCCGGAGCCTGCCCGGAAAAACAAGCCGGATAGAAATCATCCCCACTGCATCCGAGGTCCCGGAAAAATCCAGCCAGCGATACGTCCAGGCCTTTGAGAACCTGGGACAGACCAACGTCGGGGTCCTGGACATCAGGACCAGAGAAGAAGCGCAGGCCGAGGACACCGTAGCCCGGACCAGAGAAGCTGAAGGCTTTCTGTTCACCGGCGGAAATCAGCTGCGGCTGACCACCCTCCTGGGAGGCACGGAGTTCTTAAGCGTCCTCCTGGACCGCTTCCGTCAGGAGCCGGTGGTTATTGCCGGAACCAGCGCCGGGGCCATGTGCATGTCTGATACCATGATTTACGAGGGCAGCAGCCACGAGGCCCTGCGCAAAGGCGAGGTCAAGTTCAGCAGCGGGTTCGGGATCTTGGACAATGTGATTATCGACACCCACTTCGTCAAACGCGGACGGATCGGCCGCCTGTTCCAGGCCGTGGCCCAAAATCCGGCCTCCCTGGGCATCGGTTTGGGAGAAGACACCGGGCTGTTGATCACCAAGGGGGATGTTCAGGAGGCCATCGGCTCCGGTCTGATCATCGTGGTCGACGGTGCCAACATCCGGCACACGAACATGGCGTCCATCAGCGAAGGCGAACTGATTTCCATCGAAAACTTAAACGTTCACGTCATGATCCCGGGGGACAAATATATCCTGTCCGAACACAAGTTCATCCCGGCTCAATCCGAGTGA
- the cphA gene encoding cyanophycin synthetase — MKILEIRALRGPNYWSNRRHKLMVMRVDLEEMEEYPSNTIAGFAERLEEVLPSLYEHRCSRGYEGGFLERVREGTWMGHIMEHVALELQVLAGMQCGFGRCTWDGEEGIYNVVFSYEEERAGFYAAEAAFRIVNSVIAARSCDVDRDVQCLREIREEERFGPSTGSLVEEARKRNIPVLRLNRYSLVQMGWGVHQQRIQATVTGKTSSIGLEIAYDKEETKNMLENNGCPVPLGRVVQSWEEMESAVSRVGFPLVVKPVDGHQGKGASINVQSMDEARAAFAAAVTYSGRVIVEQYIPGFDYRLLVINSTFVAAARRTPAHVVGNGRMSVQELIDEVNQDPRRGYGHEQELTEISVDDMTRRLLDQEGLGLDTILPQGRVLYLKTTANLSTGGISEDVTDTVHSGNVFLAERVARIIDLDICGIDVMAPSLSEPITENGGAVIEVNGAPGFRMHLAPTVGKPRNVAEPVLDMLFPSGSPGRIPIISVTGTNGKTTTTRLIAHIMRIHGKKVGATTTDGIYIQNTLLYKGDCSGPESARFVLRDPTVDYAVFETARGGMMRSGLGYDASDVGVVTNIASDHLGLRGIHTLEQLTRLKALVAENVRPEGYAVLNADDPHVISMQEGIPCQAALFSMDASNPRIREHCASGGTAAVYDEGSIVLLKGDWAIQVDKVINIPLTYSGKASFQIQNVLAASLAAFVQEVSVEEIRIGLQTFFPSSAQLPGRMNIFEFEKFKVLIDYAHNPPSMEAIGKFVSSLGSGRKVGILAGTGDRRDEDLVEYGRVAAEYFDQLIVWEDADYARGRDSQEVMDLVLQGAKSSYQDPDILIIPDEDDAVEHALSTAEWQTVIAVFTGRIEQMTARIKEWKEKELDLTLTREDIPNLERG, encoded by the coding sequence ATGAAAATACTTGAAATACGAGCCCTGCGCGGACCGAATTACTGGTCCAACCGGCGGCATAAGCTTATGGTCATGCGGGTTGATCTGGAAGAAATGGAAGAGTACCCCTCGAATACAATAGCTGGATTCGCAGAACGATTGGAAGAGGTTCTTCCTTCTCTGTATGAGCACAGGTGTTCCCGCGGTTATGAAGGTGGATTTCTGGAAAGAGTACGGGAAGGGACTTGGATGGGGCACATAATGGAGCATGTTGCCCTGGAGCTGCAGGTTTTAGCCGGCATGCAGTGCGGATTTGGGCGCTGTACATGGGACGGTGAAGAGGGGATATACAATGTTGTTTTTTCTTACGAAGAAGAACGGGCTGGATTCTACGCCGCAGAGGCAGCCTTCCGCATCGTCAATTCGGTGATAGCTGCAAGGTCCTGCGATGTGGACCGGGATGTCCAGTGTCTGCGGGAGATCAGGGAGGAGGAACGTTTCGGGCCCAGCACAGGATCTCTGGTGGAGGAGGCCAGGAAGCGGAATATACCGGTCTTGCGCCTGAACAGGTACTCCCTGGTCCAGATGGGATGGGGCGTGCACCAGCAGAGGATCCAGGCCACAGTGACCGGAAAAACCAGCAGCATAGGGCTGGAGATCGCCTACGACAAGGAAGAGACCAAGAATATGCTGGAAAACAACGGCTGTCCGGTGCCCTTGGGTCGGGTGGTCCAGTCCTGGGAAGAGATGGAATCCGCAGTCTCCAGGGTCGGTTTTCCCTTGGTCGTCAAGCCCGTGGACGGGCATCAGGGCAAGGGGGCAAGCATCAATGTGCAAAGCATGGATGAAGCCCGGGCCGCATTTGCCGCGGCCGTTACCTATTCCGGCCGGGTGATCGTGGAACAGTATATCCCCGGCTTCGATTACCGGCTTTTGGTCATCAATTCCACATTCGTGGCCGCAGCCAGGCGAACTCCGGCCCATGTGGTGGGCAACGGGCGGATGAGCGTCCAGGAACTCATCGACGAGGTGAACCAGGATCCCCGCCGGGGCTACGGGCACGAGCAGGAGCTGACCGAGATCAGCGTGGACGATATGACCCGGCGTCTGCTGGACCAGGAAGGCCTCGGTTTGGACACGATTCTTCCCCAGGGCCGGGTCCTGTATTTAAAGACCACGGCGAATTTGAGCACTGGAGGGATCTCCGAGGACGTGACCGATACGGTTCACTCCGGGAATGTGTTTTTGGCCGAACGGGTGGCCCGGATCATCGATCTGGACATCTGCGGGATAGATGTGATGGCTCCCAGCCTGAGCGAGCCGATTACTGAAAACGGGGGCGCGGTCATTGAGGTCAACGGAGCTCCGGGGTTCCGCATGCACCTGGCCCCAACCGTGGGCAAGCCCAGAAACGTCGCCGAACCGGTCCTGGACATGCTGTTCCCCTCCGGCAGTCCGGGACGGATCCCCATTATCTCCGTAACCGGGACCAATGGGAAGACGACCACCACCCGGCTCATTGCCCATATAATGCGGATACACGGAAAAAAGGTCGGGGCCACGACCACGGACGGCATTTATATCCAGAACACCCTGCTGTACAAAGGGGATTGTTCAGGCCCGGAAAGCGCCCGCTTCGTGCTCCGCGACCCCACGGTGGACTATGCTGTCTTTGAAACCGCCCGGGGAGGGATGATGCGCTCCGGATTGGGCTACGACGCGAGTGATGTGGGCGTGGTGACCAATATAGCCTCGGATCATCTCGGACTGCGCGGGATTCATACCCTGGAGCAGCTGACTCGGCTCAAGGCCCTGGTGGCCGAGAATGTCCGTCCTGAAGGCTATGCGGTGCTCAACGCAGATGATCCCCATGTCATTTCTATGCAGGAGGGCATACCTTGTCAGGCGGCCCTGTTCAGCATGGACGCCTCCAATCCCCGCATCCGGGAGCACTGCGCATCCGGAGGAACGGCCGCGGTCTACGATGAGGGAAGCATTGTCCTGCTCAAGGGGGACTGGGCCATCCAGGTGGACAAGGTGATCAATATTCCCTTAACCTACTCTGGCAAGGCCTCTTTTCAGATTCAGAATGTGCTGGCCGCATCTCTGGCTGCCTTTGTCCAGGAGGTGAGTGTTGAAGAAATCCGCATCGGGCTGCAGACCTTTTTCCCTTCCTCCGCACAGCTGCCGGGGCGGATGAACATATTTGAGTTCGAAAAGTTCAAGGTGCTCATCGATTATGCGCACAATCCCCCCAGCATGGAGGCCATCGGCAAGTTCGTGTCTTCCCTGGGGAGCGGGCGCAAGGTGGGCATTCTGGCCGGGACAGGGGACAGAAGGGATGAGGACTTGGTGGAGTACGGCCGGGTAGCCGCGGAGTATTTCGATCAGCTCATTGTCTGGGAGGACGCGGACTATGCCCGGGGCCGGGACAGCCAAGAGGTCATGGACCTGGTCCTGCAGGGGGCGAAAAGCAGTTATCAGGACCCGGATATCCTGATCATTCCGGATGAAGACGATGCAGTGGAGCATGCCCTGTCCACAGCCGAATGGCAGACCGTGATCGCGGTCTTCACCGGACGCATCGAGCAGATGACGGCCAGGATCAAGGAGTGGAAGGAAAAGGAGCTGGATCTGACCCTGACCCGGGAGGACATCCCCAATCTGGAGAGAGGATGA
- a CDS encoding Gmad2 immunoglobulin-like domain-containing protein, giving the protein MKTPRKAVLAAILIGCALLAGMYVLLDRGQRIEEEEGPGPEISAGEQGTEVGPGHVYWDKRSKVFKYQPCGDPVRQYRVQAEDVDTSTEWTELADTLRQMPQIPRFVILEGIQEAPDDNGDGVFRLFSIVRTDPRGNCKEDRIVLNAPLPGEVVSSPLRIQGRARGGWYFEGDFPVLLTDWDGRIVARGIASAEREWMTEEFVPFSCRLEFNAPAFGQGETPAFAQRGTLILRKDNPSDNPALDDALEVPVRFATQ; this is encoded by the coding sequence ATGAAGACACCACGAAAGGCCGTGTTGGCCGCAATCCTCATCGGCTGTGCCCTGCTGGCCGGCATGTATGTCCTCCTGGACCGCGGCCAGCGAATCGAAGAAGAGGAGGGCCCCGGGCCGGAGATCTCAGCCGGGGAACAAGGAACAGAGGTTGGGCCCGGTCATGTATACTGGGACAAGAGAAGCAAGGTCTTTAAATATCAGCCCTGTGGGGACCCGGTGCGTCAATACAGGGTGCAGGCGGAAGACGTGGACACAAGCACGGAATGGACTGAGCTGGCTGATACATTGCGCCAGATGCCCCAGATCCCGCGCTTCGTGATTTTGGAGGGGATACAGGAAGCCCCGGACGACAACGGGGATGGGGTGTTTCGTCTCTTCAGCATCGTCCGCACGGACCCCCGGGGCAACTGCAAGGAGGATCGCATCGTGCTGAATGCTCCACTCCCCGGAGAGGTGGTGTCCTCCCCGCTTCGCATTCAGGGCCGGGCCAGGGGAGGCTGGTATTTTGAAGGTGACTTTCCGGTCCTGCTTACGGATTGGGACGGCAGGATCGTGGCCCGGGGGATAGCCTCAGCCGAGAGGGAGTGGATGACCGAAGAGTTCGTCCCGTTTTCCTGCCGGCTGGAGTTCAACGCTCCTGCCTTCGGTCAGGGTGAAACTCCGGCGTTCGCCCAGCGGGGGACGCTTATCCTGCGCAAGGACAACCCTTCGGACAATCCTGCCCTGGACGATGCCCTGGAAGTCCCGGTCAGATTTGCAACGCAGTAA
- the selA gene encoding L-seryl-tRNA(Sec) selenium transferase — MTENLFRSIPSVDELLKAIQDEPGVQSIPRTLLKDLVNTFLDQCRSDIRSGRIDVSSDLNVSSLVPRLLHHVRQKSRPNFRRVINATGVVVHTNLGRSLMAEPAVQAVDQACRWYSNLEFSLETGKRGSRYALVEDLLCRLTGAEAGLVVNNNAAAVLLMLDTLAAGKEVVVSRGQLVEIGGSFRIPDVMAKSGAVLKEVGATNRTHLYDYEQAIGENTGALLKAHTSNYRIIGFHKEVPLPELVKLGERYNLPVLEDLGSGNLFSFPSQTGLDEPTVQSVLKTGVSVVTFSGDKLLGGPQAGIILGRKEYIQPIKKNPLNRALRIDKMTLAGLEATLRLYLDPENAEKQVPTLSMICASPEQLKRKARRLASGLRSNLSHAFEVRTVSGASRVGGGASPEHDLPTTLIQLVPKKGIAVEALRDVLLQTDPPLVGRVEHDSLCLDPRTLQADELRQVGPVLEQALELLGRNQ; from the coding sequence ATGACCGAAAATCTCTTCCGCAGCATCCCGTCCGTGGATGAGCTGCTCAAAGCCATCCAAGACGAGCCCGGCGTTCAATCCATTCCCCGCACTCTGCTCAAGGATCTGGTCAACACCTTTCTGGATCAGTGCCGGTCGGATATTCGTTCCGGCAGGATCGACGTCAGCAGCGACCTTAACGTTTCATCTCTTGTCCCCCGCCTTTTGCACCATGTGCGGCAAAAGAGCAGACCCAACTTTCGACGGGTGATCAATGCCACAGGGGTCGTTGTGCACACCAATCTGGGCCGTTCCCTGATGGCCGAGCCGGCTGTCCAGGCCGTGGACCAGGCTTGCAGATGGTATTCCAACCTGGAGTTCTCCCTGGAGACCGGGAAACGGGGCAGCCGCTACGCCCTGGTTGAGGATCTGCTCTGCCGGCTGACCGGGGCGGAAGCCGGCCTGGTGGTCAACAACAATGCAGCGGCTGTTTTGCTCATGCTAGACACCCTGGCTGCCGGCAAGGAAGTTGTCGTCTCCCGGGGGCAGCTGGTGGAGATCGGTGGTTCTTTCCGCATTCCGGATGTCATGGCCAAAAGCGGGGCGGTGCTTAAGGAAGTGGGGGCCACCAACCGGACCCATCTTTATGACTATGAACAGGCTATAGGGGAAAATACCGGGGCCCTGCTCAAGGCCCATACCTCCAACTATCGGATCATCGGTTTCCACAAAGAGGTCCCTCTGCCTGAACTGGTCAAGCTCGGAGAGCGCTACAATCTGCCGGTCCTGGAGGACCTGGGCAGCGGAAATCTATTCTCCTTTCCCTCACAAACCGGGCTGGATGAGCCCACAGTCCAAAGCGTGCTCAAGACCGGGGTCTCAGTGGTCACCTTCAGCGGAGACAAGCTCCTGGGCGGTCCCCAGGCCGGCATCATCCTCGGGCGCAAGGAATACATCCAGCCGATCAAGAAGAATCCCCTGAATCGGGCCCTGCGCATCGATAAGATGACCCTGGCCGGGCTGGAGGCAACCCTGCGCTTGTACCTGGACCCGGAAAACGCGGAGAAGCAGGTTCCCACCCTGAGCATGATCTGTGCGAGTCCGGAGCAGCTCAAGCGCAAGGCCAGGCGTCTGGCATCCGGGCTGCGTTCCAACCTGAGCCATGCCTTTGAGGTCCGGACAGTTTCCGGGGCCTCGCGGGTCGGCGGCGGGGCCAGCCCGGAACATGATCTGCCCACGACCCTGATCCAGCTGGTTCCCAAGAAAGGGATTGCGGTGGAGGCACTGCGGGATGTGCTGCTGCAGACCGATCCCCCCCTTGTCGGCCGCGTTGAGCATGACAGCCTGTGTCTTGATCCGCGAACGTTGCAGGCGGATGAACTGCGGCAGGTGGGGCCGGTCCTGGAACAGGCCCTGGAGCTGCTGGGGAGGAATCAGTAG